A single region of the Gopherus evgoodei ecotype Sinaloan lineage chromosome 3, rGopEvg1_v1.p, whole genome shotgun sequence genome encodes:
- the KHK gene encoding ketohexokinase isoform X1 has protein sequence MEEKRILCIGLVCLDIISVVDVYPAEDTDTRCLSQRWQRGGNASNSCTVLSLLGAPCAFMGSLAPGHAADFVLADLRRYAVELTHLVSHPESSFPTSIVISSASRGTRTILHTNRNLPDVTAQDFEQVDLTQYKWIHWEGRNAAEQVKMIQRVEEYNRTCPAHQRVSTSVEVEKPREELYQLFGYGDVVFVSKDVAKDFGFHSAPEAVKGLHSRVRPGAEAAGGADLWLPGGRQEVRGPWLRRHRVSRVPPTAGDAPFAPGGGSWCQLAGISWGTRAELLALPAGCRGASCPGTVPGPAGPLPVLRSQ, from the exons ATGGAGGAAAAGCGCATCCTGTGTATTGGCCTGGTTTGCCTGGACATAATCAGCGTGGTGGACGTGTACCCGGCCGAGGACACGGACACCAG GTGCCTGTCTCAGCGCTGGCAGCGGGGGGGCAATGCCTCCAACTCCTGCACTGTGCTGTCCCTGCTGGGGGCACCCTGCGCCTTCATGGGCTCGTTGGCGCCAGGACACGCAGCAGA CTTCGTCCTGGCCGACCTGCGGCGCTATGCAGTGGagctcacccacctggtctcgcACCCCGagagctccttccccacctccatcGTCATCAGCAGCGCGAGCCGGGGCACCCGCACCATCCTGCACACAAACAG AAACCTGCCAGATGTGACAGCCCAGGATTTCGAGCAGGTCGACCTCACCCAGTACAAGTGGATCCATTGGGAG GGCAGGAACGCTGCGGAGCAGGTGAAAATGATCCAGCGCGTGGAGGAGTATAACCGGACCTGCCCAGCCCACCAGAGAGTCTCTACGTCGGTGGAGGTGGAGAAACCCCGGGAGGAGCTGTACCAGCTCTTCGGCTATGGAGACGTG GTATTTGTCAGCAAGGACGTGGCGAAGGACTTTGGGTTCCACTCGGCGCCTGAGGCCGTGAAGGGGCTTCACAGCCGTGTGAGACCAGG GGCAGAGGCTGCAGGAGGCGCTGACCTTTGGCTGCCAGGTGGCCGGCAGGAAGTGCGGGGTCCATGGCTACGACGGCATCGTGTGAGCAGAGTGCCGCCCACGGCGGGAGACGCCCCCTTTGCACCAGGAGGTGGCAGCTGGTGCCAACTGGCCGGGATTTCCTGGGGCACGAGGGCTGAGCTGTTGGCACTGCCTGCTGGGTGCCGTGGTGCCAGCTGCCCAGGCACTGTACCAGGCCCTGCGGGTCCCCTCCCCGTCCTGCGTAGTCAATAA
- the KHK gene encoding ketohexokinase isoform X3 has protein sequence MEEKRILCIGLVCLDIISVVDVYPAEDTDTRCLSQRWQRGGNASNSCTVLSLLGAPCAFMGSLAPGHAADFIVADFRRRGVDVAHVAWQSRGDTPCACCLVNSTTGSRTVTLYDTNLPDVTAQDFEQVDLTQYKWIHWEGRNAAEQVKMIQRVEEYNRTCPAHQRVSTSVEVEKPREELYQLFGYGDVVFVSKDVAKDFGFHSAPEAVKGLHSRVRPGATVICAWAEAGADALGPDGEPVHSDAFSPETIVDTLGAGDTFNAAVLLALSRGQRLQEALTFGCQVAGRKCGVHGYDGIV, from the exons ATGGAGGAAAAGCGCATCCTGTGTATTGGCCTGGTTTGCCTGGACATAATCAGCGTGGTGGACGTGTACCCGGCCGAGGACACGGACACCAG GTGCCTGTCTCAGCGCTGGCAGCGGGGGGGCAATGCCTCCAACTCCTGCACTGTGCTGTCCCTGCTGGGGGCACCCTGCGCCTTCATGGGCTCGTTGGCGCCAGGACACGCAGCAGA TTTCATCGTGGCAGACTTCCGGCGCAGGGGTGTGGACGTAGCACATGTGGCGTGGCAGAGCCGGGGGGACACGCCGTGCGCCTGCTGCCTTGTCAACAGCACCACCGGCTCGCGGACGGTCACGCTCTATGACAC AAACCTGCCAGATGTGACAGCCCAGGATTTCGAGCAGGTCGACCTCACCCAGTACAAGTGGATCCATTGGGAG GGCAGGAACGCTGCGGAGCAGGTGAAAATGATCCAGCGCGTGGAGGAGTATAACCGGACCTGCCCAGCCCACCAGAGAGTCTCTACGTCGGTGGAGGTGGAGAAACCCCGGGAGGAGCTGTACCAGCTCTTCGGCTATGGAGACGTG GTATTTGTCAGCAAGGACGTGGCGAAGGACTTTGGGTTCCACTCGGCGCCTGAGGCCGTGAAGGGGCTTCACAGCCGTGTGAGACCAGG GGCCACCGTGATCTGcgcctgggctgaggcaggggccgATGCGCTGGGGCCTGATGGGGAGCCCGTCCACTCAGACGCCTTCTCCCCGGAGACCATCGTGGACACACTGGGCGCTGGAGACACCTTCAATGCTGCCGTTCTCTTGGCCCTGTCGAGAG GGCAGAGGCTGCAGGAGGCGCTGACCTTTGGCTGCCAGGTGGCCGGCAGGAAGTGCGGGGTCCATGGCTACGACGGCATCGTGTGA
- the KHK gene encoding ketohexokinase isoform X2, which produces MEEKRILCIGLVCLDIISVVDVYPAEDTDTRCLSQRWQRGGNASNSCTVLSLLGAPCAFMGSLAPGHAADFIVADFRRRGVDVAHVAWQSRGDTPCACCLVNSTTGSRTVTLYDTNLPDVTAQDFEQVDLTQYKWIHWEGRNAAEQVKMIQRVEEYNRTCPAHQRVSTSVEVEKPREELYQLFGYGDVVFVSKDVAKDFGFHSAPEAVKGLHSRVRPGAEAAGGADLWLPGGRQEVRGPWLRRHRVSRVPPTAGDAPFAPGGGSWCQLAGISWGTRAELLALPAGCRGASCPGTVPGPAGPLPVLRSQ; this is translated from the exons ATGGAGGAAAAGCGCATCCTGTGTATTGGCCTGGTTTGCCTGGACATAATCAGCGTGGTGGACGTGTACCCGGCCGAGGACACGGACACCAG GTGCCTGTCTCAGCGCTGGCAGCGGGGGGGCAATGCCTCCAACTCCTGCACTGTGCTGTCCCTGCTGGGGGCACCCTGCGCCTTCATGGGCTCGTTGGCGCCAGGACACGCAGCAGA TTTCATCGTGGCAGACTTCCGGCGCAGGGGTGTGGACGTAGCACATGTGGCGTGGCAGAGCCGGGGGGACACGCCGTGCGCCTGCTGCCTTGTCAACAGCACCACCGGCTCGCGGACGGTCACGCTCTATGACAC AAACCTGCCAGATGTGACAGCCCAGGATTTCGAGCAGGTCGACCTCACCCAGTACAAGTGGATCCATTGGGAG GGCAGGAACGCTGCGGAGCAGGTGAAAATGATCCAGCGCGTGGAGGAGTATAACCGGACCTGCCCAGCCCACCAGAGAGTCTCTACGTCGGTGGAGGTGGAGAAACCCCGGGAGGAGCTGTACCAGCTCTTCGGCTATGGAGACGTG GTATTTGTCAGCAAGGACGTGGCGAAGGACTTTGGGTTCCACTCGGCGCCTGAGGCCGTGAAGGGGCTTCACAGCCGTGTGAGACCAGG GGCAGAGGCTGCAGGAGGCGCTGACCTTTGGCTGCCAGGTGGCCGGCAGGAAGTGCGGGGTCCATGGCTACGACGGCATCGTGTGAGCAGAGTGCCGCCCACGGCGGGAGACGCCCCCTTTGCACCAGGAGGTGGCAGCTGGTGCCAACTGGCCGGGATTTCCTGGGGCACGAGGGCTGAGCTGTTGGCACTGCCTGCTGGGTGCCGTGGTGCCAGCTGCCCAGGCACTGTACCAGGCCCTGCGGGTCCCCTCCCCGTCCTGCGTAGTCAATAA
- the LOC115647988 gene encoding uncharacterized protein LOC115647988, protein MGPAGVLGCLLGRPGGSITPQKGDGSSGVQGVYPQEGLGALSLPSREMGTAGVLGCLLGRAGGSVTPQQGDGAGGGVAVSPGKGWGLCHSPAGRWCRRGCCGVSWEGLGALSLPSREMGTAGVLGCLLGRAGGSVTQKGGGSSRDQGVYPQEGLGALSLPSSEMGVTGGSPQERLGALSLPSREMVPAGVLRCLLGGLGAPSLPSRETRPEGGSPREELGAPSLPSREMGLAVGVSLRALWLWIYPLAWLMLWRTDFEHLVSPGPRGKGWMGARGTLSFCVHGDVIDRDHGGAWTHQVMVGHTLMAAGHTT, encoded by the exons aTGGGGCCGGCGGGGGTGTTGGGGTGTCTCCTGGGAAGGCCTGGGGGCTCCATCACCCCTCAGAAGGGAGATGGgtccagtggggtgcagggggtgtatccccaggaagg GCTGGGGGCTCTGTCACTCCCCAGCAGGGAGATGGGGACGGCTGGGGTGTTGGGGTGTCtcctgggaagggctgggggctctgtcacTCCCCAGCAGGGAGATGGTGCCGGCGGGGGTGTTGCGGTGTCtcctgggaagggctgggggctctgtcacTCCCCAGCAGGGAGATGGTGCCGGCGGGGGTGTTGCGGTGTCtcctgggaagggctgggggctctgtcacTCCCCAGCAGGGAGATGGGGACGGCGGGGGTGTTGGGGTGTCtcctgggaagggctgggggctctgtcacTCAGAAGGGAGGTGGGTCCAGCAGGGACCAGGGGGTTTATCcccaggaagggctgggggctctcTCACTTCCCAGCAGTGAGATGGGTGTGACAGGCGGGTCTCCCCAGGAAAGGCTGGGGGCTCTGTCACTCCCCAGCAGGGAGATGGTGCCGGCGGGGGTGTTGCGGTGTCTCCTGGGAGGACTCGGGGCTCCGTCACTCCCCAGCCGGGAGACGAGGCCAGAGGGGGGGTCTCCCCGGGAAGAGCTGGGGGCTCCGTCACTCCCAAGCAGGGAGATGGGGCTGGCGGTAGGGGTCTCCCTGAGGGCCCTTTGGCTGTGGATATACCCACTTGCCTGGCTGATGCTCTGGAGAACAGACTTTGAGCATCTCGTGTCCCCTGGTCCCAGAGGAAAAGGCTGGATGGGAGCCAGGGGAACCCTCTCATTTTGTGTCCATGGTGATGTAATTGACAGGGACCACGGGGGAGCATGGACACATCAGGTTATGGTGGGTCACACCCTAATGGCAGCTGGTCACACCACTTAG
- the KHK gene encoding ketohexokinase isoform X4 produces the protein MEEKRILCIGLVCLDIISVVDVYPAEDTDTRCLSQRWQRGGNASNSCTVLSLLGAPCAFMGSLAPGHAADFVLADLRRYAVELTHLVSHPESSFPTSIVISSASRGTRTILHTNRNLPDVTAQDFEQVDLTQYKWIHWEGRNAAEQVKMIQRVEEYNRTCPAHQRVSTSVEVEKPREELYQLFGYGDVVFVSKDVAKDFGFHSAPEAVKGLHSRVRPGATVICAWAEAGADALGPDGEPVHSDAFSPETIVDTLGAGDTFNAAVLLALSRGQRLQEALTFGCQVAGRKCGVHGYDGIV, from the exons ATGGAGGAAAAGCGCATCCTGTGTATTGGCCTGGTTTGCCTGGACATAATCAGCGTGGTGGACGTGTACCCGGCCGAGGACACGGACACCAG GTGCCTGTCTCAGCGCTGGCAGCGGGGGGGCAATGCCTCCAACTCCTGCACTGTGCTGTCCCTGCTGGGGGCACCCTGCGCCTTCATGGGCTCGTTGGCGCCAGGACACGCAGCAGA CTTCGTCCTGGCCGACCTGCGGCGCTATGCAGTGGagctcacccacctggtctcgcACCCCGagagctccttccccacctccatcGTCATCAGCAGCGCGAGCCGGGGCACCCGCACCATCCTGCACACAAACAG AAACCTGCCAGATGTGACAGCCCAGGATTTCGAGCAGGTCGACCTCACCCAGTACAAGTGGATCCATTGGGAG GGCAGGAACGCTGCGGAGCAGGTGAAAATGATCCAGCGCGTGGAGGAGTATAACCGGACCTGCCCAGCCCACCAGAGAGTCTCTACGTCGGTGGAGGTGGAGAAACCCCGGGAGGAGCTGTACCAGCTCTTCGGCTATGGAGACGTG GTATTTGTCAGCAAGGACGTGGCGAAGGACTTTGGGTTCCACTCGGCGCCTGAGGCCGTGAAGGGGCTTCACAGCCGTGTGAGACCAGG GGCCACCGTGATCTGcgcctgggctgaggcaggggccgATGCGCTGGGGCCTGATGGGGAGCCCGTCCACTCAGACGCCTTCTCCCCGGAGACCATCGTGGACACACTGGGCGCTGGAGACACCTTCAATGCTGCCGTTCTCTTGGCCCTGTCGAGAG GGCAGAGGCTGCAGGAGGCGCTGACCTTTGGCTGCCAGGTGGCCGGCAGGAAGTGCGGGGTCCATGGCTACGACGGCATCGTGTGA
- the LOC115647659 gene encoding extensin-like codes for MDGHLPPTPCTSSPGTYPRPPCTSSPGTYPRSPLCTSSPGTYPRPPCTSSPGTYPRPPCTSSPGTYPRPPCTSSPGTYPRPTCTSSPGTYLRPPCTSSPGTYPRPPCTSSPGTYPRPPCTSSPGTYPRPPCTSSPGTYPRPPCTSSPGTYPDPLHQLPGHLPPTPLHQLPGHLPPTPLHQHPRHLPTTPLCTTAPGTFALVPRAPTVLPPRYRRPDPCGAQWLSQAHPDPDKLPPAAA; via the exons ATGGATGG GCACTTACCCCCgaccccctgcaccagctccccGGGCACTTACCCCCGacccccctgcaccagctccccGGGCACCTACCCCCGATCCCCCCTCTGCACCAGCTCCCCGGGCACCTACCCCCGacccccctgcaccagctccccGGGCACCTACCCCCGACCTCCCTGCACCAGCTCCCCGGGCACTTACCCCCGacccccctgcaccagctccccGGGCACCTACCCCCGACCCACCTGCACCAGCTCCCCGGGCACCTACCTCCGacccccctgcaccagctccccAGGCACCTACCCCCGacccccctgcaccagctccccAGGCACCTACCCCCGACCTCCCTGCACCAGCTCCCCGGGCACTTACCCCCGacccccctgcaccagctccccGGGCACCTACCCCCGACCTCCCTGCACCAGCTCCCCGGGCACTTACCCCgaccccctgcaccagctccccGGGCACTTACCCCCGacccccctgcaccagctccccGGGCACTTACCCCCGACCCCCCTGCACCAGcaccccaggcacctgcccaCGACCCCCCTTTGTACTACTGCCCCGGGCACCT TTGCACTAGTACCCCGGGCACCTACGGTCCTGCCCCCTCGGTACCGCCGCCCCGACCCGTGCGGTGCCCAGTGGCTGAGTCAGGCTCATCCGGACCCCGACAAGCTCCCCCCTGCAGCTGCCTAG